ATCTCATTTTATAAAAAACATCAGCGTCAAGAGTTTTGTTTAAACGTCTTACTAATCTTTTTGTATGTCCTACAATTGGTGACATACCTCCAAGTTCGGCATAGTTTTCTTTTGCTTCTTTTTTTCTTAGAGTAGTAATTAATAAACCAATCATTGCTCGAATTGGCTGAGGCGCTCCAATAATATATTTGTCATTAAACATATTTTTTAGAAAAACTTCAACCTCGTCTAAATTATTTGGACCACCCATGTTCATTAATACAACAGCTTTTTTCAAGATATTACCTTTATTCTTATTTTATATGGTATTTTATTGGTTTCTTGAGTTATCTTGTATAGTAAAATTGTTGTTTTATATTTTTCTAGGTTCTAAAAGACCTTTTGTAATTGAATGTCTATATTCAAACATATCTTTTAATTCTTTTTGAATAAAAAAATCAAATAGTTCTCCAAATTTTCCAAAAGGAAGTTTATATTTAACTACATCTTTAAGTTCACAAAGCGAGCCTTTTTTTGTAAAAATATGAGAATGTTCCCAATATTTAAAAGGCGATTTAATCGCAATATCAACTAATAAATTTGGACTTTGTAGTTTATCAATTTTTACTTCCCAAGATGTTGGAATAAAATTTTTTACAGTTCTTATCTTTACAACTCCACCTTCATGTGGAACAAAATCTTTGTTGATTAGTTCAAAATCCATATTTAAAGGTGTAATTGCTTCAAGATTTTTCATATTTGTATGAAAATCAAAAAGTTCTTGTATTTCACAATTTATTAAAGTTGTTTTTTGAAATGTTTTCATTTTAACTCTTTTTGATTAGATGTGTTAATGCTTCATCTATACTTTTATATTTAAATTCAAAACCACTATCTAATAATCTCTTTGGAGTAACACACTGTCCATCTGTTAAAACTTTTGCACCTTCACTAAATATTAAATTAAAAACAAACTCTGGTATTGGCAAAATAGTTGGACGATTTAGAACCTTTCCAAGAGCTTTTGTAAATTTATAATTATTAGTTGGTCTTGGTGCTGTAAGATTGTAAATACCTTCACATGAACTATTTTCACACACATGTTCATAGGCATTTGTTAAATCATCAATATGAATAAATGAAAAATCTTGCTGTCCATTTCCAATCGTTCCACCAAGCCCTAGTTTGAAAGGTGTTAGCATTTTAGCCATTGCCCCACCATCTCCTAAAACTATTCCAAATCTAAAAATTGCAGTTCTTACATCTAGATTTTTTGCTTTTAGAGCAGCTTCTTCCCAATCTTTACAAAGATTTCCTAAAAAGTCATCTTCATATTTATAATTTTGTTCATCATAACAAGCATCATTTTTATAAATACCAACTGCTGATGTAGAAATAAAAACTTCAGGTTTATTTTTTGCTTCACTCATAGCATTTACTAAAGCATTTGTAGTATCTAATCTACTACTTCTTAAAAGTTTTTTATATTTTTGCGTCCATCTATTTATAATATTAGCACCACTTAGATTTATAAGTATATTAGCTTCTTCAATAATAGATATGAGTTTTTTATTATCTTTTAATTCTTCTCTTTTAATTCCAAGAACTTTAAAGCCTTTTGCTTCAAATACTCTTTTTAAATTCGTACCAACAAATCCACTTGAACCTGCTATTGCTACTGTTTTCATGGAATACTCCTTTGAAA
This sequence is a window from Poseidonibacter parvus. Protein-coding genes within it:
- a CDS encoding SRPBCC family protein → MKTFQKTTLINCEIQELFDFHTNMKNLEAITPLNMDFELINKDFVPHEGGVVKIRTVKNFIPTSWEVKIDKLQSPNLLVDIAIKSPFKYWEHSHIFTKKGSLCELKDVVKYKLPFGKFGELFDFFIQKELKDMFEYRHSITKGLLEPRKI
- a CDS encoding TIGR01777 family oxidoreductase, whose product is MKTVAIAGSSGFVGTNLKRVFEAKGFKVLGIKREELKDNKKLISIIEEANILINLSGANIINRWTQKYKKLLRSSRLDTTNALVNAMSEAKNKPEVFISTSAVGIYKNDACYDEQNYKYEDDFLGNLCKDWEEAALKAKNLDVRTAIFRFGIVLGDGGAMAKMLTPFKLGLGGTIGNGQQDFSFIHIDDLTNAYEHVCENSSCEGIYNLTAPRPTNNYKFTKALGKVLNRPTILPIPEFVFNLIFSEGAKVLTDGQCVTPKRLLDSGFEFKYKSIDEALTHLIKKS